In Nocardia sp. NBC_00403, one DNA window encodes the following:
- a CDS encoding CoA-acylating methylmalonate-semialdehyde dehydrogenase yields MVRELTHFIGGQHVAGTSGRFGDVFDPNIGAVQARVPLASKSEVEAVIADAAEAQQVWAAFNPQKRARVLMKFLTLVQDEMDSLAALLSSEHGKTIPDAKGDIQRGLEVIEFATGIPHLLKGEYTEGAGTGIDVYSMRQPLGVVAGITPFNFPAMIPLWKAGPALACGNAFVLKPSERDPSVPLRLAELFLEAGLPAGVFNVVNGDKEAVDALLHDPRIKAVGFVGSTPIAQYIYETATANGKRAQCFGGAKNHAIVMPDADLDDVADQLIGAGYGSAGERCMAISVAVPVGEETADRLVAKLTERVHKLNIGRSDDPGADLGPLVGQDGVNRVNNYVQIGIDEGAELVVDGRGLTVEGGENGYFVGATLFDKVTPEMRIYKEEIFGPVVSVVRAKDYEEGLRLANEHEYGNGVAIFTRDGDTARDFAARVQVGMVGINVPIPVPIAYYTFGGWKRSGFGDLNQHGPDSIRFYTKTKTVTQRWPSGLKESNAFVIPTMD; encoded by the coding sequence ATGGTTCGCGAACTCACACACTTCATCGGCGGGCAGCACGTTGCCGGCACGTCCGGCAGGTTCGGCGATGTCTTCGATCCGAACATCGGGGCGGTGCAGGCGCGGGTGCCGCTGGCGAGCAAGTCGGAGGTCGAGGCGGTCATCGCCGACGCCGCCGAAGCGCAGCAGGTGTGGGCCGCGTTCAACCCGCAGAAGCGGGCGCGGGTGTTGATGAAGTTCCTGACCTTGGTGCAGGACGAGATGGATTCGCTGGCCGCGTTGCTGTCGAGCGAGCACGGCAAGACCATCCCGGACGCCAAGGGCGATATTCAGCGCGGCCTCGAGGTGATCGAATTCGCCACCGGCATCCCGCACCTGCTCAAGGGCGAGTACACCGAGGGCGCGGGCACCGGTATCGACGTCTACTCGATGCGGCAGCCGCTCGGTGTCGTCGCGGGCATCACCCCGTTCAACTTCCCGGCCATGATCCCGTTGTGGAAGGCCGGTCCGGCGCTGGCATGTGGGAACGCGTTCGTGCTCAAGCCTTCCGAGCGCGACCCCTCGGTGCCGCTGCGCTTGGCCGAGTTGTTCCTGGAGGCGGGTCTGCCTGCGGGTGTGTTCAATGTGGTCAACGGCGACAAGGAGGCCGTCGACGCACTGCTGCACGATCCGAGGATCAAGGCCGTCGGGTTCGTCGGTTCTACGCCGATCGCGCAGTACATCTACGAGACCGCGACTGCGAACGGCAAGCGCGCGCAGTGCTTCGGCGGCGCGAAGAACCACGCGATCGTGATGCCCGACGCTGACCTCGACGACGTCGCCGACCAATTGATCGGCGCCGGTTACGGTTCCGCGGGCGAGCGCTGCATGGCCATCTCGGTCGCGGTGCCGGTGGGCGAAGAGACCGCGGATCGCCTGGTCGCCAAGCTCACCGAGCGGGTGCACAAGCTCAATATCGGTCGCTCCGACGATCCCGGCGCCGACCTCGGTCCGCTGGTCGGCCAGGACGGCGTGAACCGGGTGAACAACTACGTCCAGATCGGCATCGACGAGGGCGCGGAACTGGTCGTCGACGGCCGCGGGCTGACTGTGGAAGGCGGGGAGAACGGCTACTTCGTCGGCGCCACCCTGTTCGACAAGGTCACCCCGGAGATGCGGATCTACAAAGAAGAGATCTTCGGTCCGGTGGTCAGCGTGGTGCGTGCCAAGGATTACGAAGAGGGCCTTCGCCTGGCCAACGAGCACGAATACGGCAATGGCGTAGCGATTTTCACCCGCGACGGCGACACCGCCCGCGATTTCGCCGCCCGCGTCCAGGTGGGCATGGTCGGCATCAATGTCCCGATCCCGGTCCCGATCGCCTACTACACCTTCGGCGGCTGGAAGCGTTCCGGCTTCGGCGACCTGAACCAGCACGGCCCCGATTCGATCCGCTTCTACACCAAGACAAAGACGGTGACGCAGCGTTGGCCTTCCGGACTAAAGGAGAGCAACGCCTTCGTCATCCCGACGATGGACTGA
- a CDS encoding acyl-CoA dehydrogenase family protein gives MFVLDDDEKAISETARSFADELLAPNALEWDEQKHFPVDVVRKAGSLGMGGIYVGEDVGGSGLRRLDAVRIFEQLSTGCPAIAAYISIHNMVSWMIDSYGNEQQRHRWLPRLTSMEWLGSYALTEPGAGSDAAALSTKAVRDGDDYLLTGVKQFISGAGSTDVYVVMARTGDTGARGISAFIVPADTPGISFGANEKKMGWHAQPTRQVILDEVRVPAANRLGLEGNGFRIAMNGLNGGRLNIAACSLGGGRAALDKAVAYLGERKAFGARLLDNTALQFELADMRTSLEAARTLLWRAAAALDADSDDKVELCAMAKRFATDAGFDVANKALQLHGGYGYLAEYGVEKIVRDLRVHQILEGTNEIMRVVVARSVVGAA, from the coding sequence ATGTTCGTACTCGACGACGACGAGAAGGCGATCTCCGAGACCGCCCGCTCCTTTGCCGACGAGCTACTCGCCCCGAATGCCCTCGAATGGGATGAGCAGAAACACTTCCCGGTCGATGTGGTGCGCAAGGCGGGCTCGCTGGGCATGGGCGGCATCTACGTGGGCGAGGATGTCGGCGGCTCCGGGCTGCGCAGGCTCGATGCCGTCCGCATCTTCGAGCAGCTCTCCACCGGCTGCCCGGCCATCGCCGCCTATATCTCCATCCACAACATGGTTTCGTGGATGATCGACAGTTACGGCAACGAGCAGCAGCGCCACCGCTGGCTGCCCCGGCTCACCTCGATGGAATGGCTCGGCAGCTATGCGCTGACCGAGCCCGGCGCCGGATCCGACGCGGCCGCCTTGAGTACCAAGGCCGTTCGCGACGGTGACGACTATCTGCTCACCGGGGTGAAGCAATTCATTTCCGGCGCGGGCAGCACCGACGTGTACGTCGTGATGGCGCGCACCGGCGATACGGGTGCGCGTGGCATCTCGGCGTTCATCGTCCCCGCGGACACGCCGGGAATCTCTTTCGGCGCCAACGAGAAGAAGATGGGCTGGCACGCACAGCCCACCCGTCAGGTGATCCTCGACGAGGTCAGGGTGCCGGCTGCGAATCGACTCGGCCTGGAGGGCAACGGTTTTCGGATTGCCATGAACGGGCTCAACGGCGGACGATTGAACATCGCCGCCTGCTCGCTCGGCGGAGGTCGCGCGGCACTGGACAAGGCGGTTGCCTACCTGGGCGAGCGCAAAGCCTTCGGCGCCCGACTGTTGGACAACACCGCTCTGCAATTCGAGCTGGCGGATATGCGCACCTCGTTGGAAGCGGCTCGCACGCTACTGTGGCGTGCCGCGGCGGCGTTGGATGCCGATTCCGACGACAAGGTCGAGTTGTGCGCCATGGCAAAGCGATTCGCGACCGACGCCGGTTTCGATGTCGCCAACAAAGCGCTTCAGCTGCACGGCGGCTACGGCTACCTGGCCGAATACGGCGTCGAGAAGATCGTCCGCGATCTGCGGGTGCATCAGATTCTCGAGGGCACGAACGAAATCATGCGGGTGGTTGTCGCCCGCTCGGTGGTAGGAGCGGCATGA
- a CDS encoding enoyl-CoA hydratase/isomerase family protein — MTETEPDILIDKRDGLGLITLNRPRAINALNHEMALAMSRALHEWGEDDEVRTVVVTGAGERGLCAGGDIVAIHHDAKAGGDAATSATAAFWRDEYILNALIGRYTKPYVVVMDGIVMGGGVGISGHGSHRIVTERSKIGMPEVGIGFVPDVGGTYLLARTPGEIGTHVALTTARMSAGDAIATGFADYYVLSENIPALLETLRSETAEIAIAKFATDAPESELVAQRDWIDACYSADSVEEIVARLQASDSPAAVKAAADVLGKSPVALKVTLRSLRAARAASSLEAVLNEEYRVSVASLASHDLVEGIRAQVIDKDRNPQWSPATLADVTAAQVDAYFAQLGEYELGAMIPEGQQ, encoded by the coding sequence ATGACCGAAACGGAACCCGACATCCTGATCGACAAGCGCGACGGCCTCGGCCTGATCACGCTGAACCGGCCCAGGGCCATCAATGCGCTGAATCACGAGATGGCGCTTGCCATGTCGCGCGCACTGCACGAGTGGGGCGAGGACGACGAGGTGCGCACCGTCGTCGTCACCGGCGCGGGGGAGCGCGGGCTGTGTGCGGGCGGCGACATCGTCGCCATTCACCACGACGCGAAGGCCGGCGGCGATGCCGCCACCAGCGCGACGGCCGCCTTCTGGCGCGACGAGTACATCCTCAACGCGCTGATCGGCCGCTACACCAAGCCCTACGTCGTTGTCATGGATGGCATTGTGATGGGCGGTGGTGTCGGTATTTCCGGCCACGGCAGCCATCGCATCGTCACCGAACGCTCCAAGATCGGCATGCCGGAGGTCGGCATCGGTTTCGTCCCCGACGTGGGCGGCACCTACCTCTTGGCTCGCACCCCCGGCGAGATCGGCACGCACGTCGCGCTGACCACCGCACGGATGAGTGCGGGCGACGCCATCGCCACCGGCTTCGCCGACTACTACGTGCTCTCGGAAAACATTCCGGCACTGCTGGAAACGCTGCGCTCGGAGACGGCCGAGATCGCGATCGCCAAGTTCGCCACGGACGCACCGGAATCCGAATTGGTCGCCCAGCGGGACTGGATCGATGCCTGCTACAGCGCGGACTCCGTCGAGGAGATCGTGGCCCGACTGCAGGCGAGTGATTCCCCTGCTGCGGTCAAGGCCGCTGCCGATGTGCTCGGCAAATCACCTGTCGCGCTGAAGGTTACGTTGCGCTCACTGCGTGCGGCCCGCGCCGCGTCGAGCCTGGAGGCGGTGCTGAACGAGGAGTACCGCGTTTCGGTCGCCTCGTTGGCCTCGCATGATCTGGTCGAGGGCATCCGTGCGCAGGTGATCGATAAGGACCGAAACCCGCAGTGGTCGCCCGCGACGCTCGCCGACGTCACGGCGGCGCAGGTCGACGCATACTTCGCCCAATTGGGCGAGTACGAACTGGGTGCGATGATTCCGGAGGGACAACAGTGA